The Halobacterium hubeiense genome contains the following window.
GTGCGGTTCTCGGTCCCGAAATCTTTACCCGCGGTAGCGGCGTATCCGTCTCCAAGACCACCCCGGCGGGTGGAGGTACACCGTGGAACTCATCGTCACAGAGAAGAACAACGCCGCGCGACGCATCGCCGACATCCTCTCGGAGGGAGGGGCAACCACCGACACGACCGCTGGCGTGAACGTCTACGAGTGGGGCGGCCGCCGCTGCATCGGGCTCTCCGGCCACGTCGTCGGCATGGACTTCCCGCCCGAGTACAGCGACTGGCGGGACGTCGAGCCCGCCGAACTCGTGCACGCCGACGTCGTCAAGGAGCCCACGCAGGAGGACATCGTGAACGCGCTCCAGCGGCTCGCCCGCGAGGCCGACAGCGTCGTCATCGCGACTGACTACGACCGCGAGGGCGAACTCATCGGGAAGGAGGCCTACGAGCTCGTGCGCGACGTCAACGAGGAGGCGCCCATCCAGCGGGTGCGCTTCTCCTCGATTACGGACAACGAGGTGAAGTCCGCGTTCGCGGACCCCGACGACGTGGACTTCGACCTCGCGGCGGCGGGCGAAGCCCGCCAAATCATCGACCTCGTGTGGGGGGCCGCGCTCACTCGATTCCTCTCGCTGTCCGCCCGGCAGATGGGCGAGGACTTCATCTCCGTAGGCCGCGTGCAGTCGCCGACGCTGAAGCTCATCGTGGACAAGGAGCGCGAGATAGAGGCGTTCGAGCCCGACGACTACTGGGAGCTGTTCGCCGACCTCGCGAAAGACGGGACGGAGTTCGAGGCGCAGTACTTCTACGAGGGTGAGGACGGCAACGAGGCCGAGCGCGTCTGGGACGAGGACGCCGCCGAGCGCGCGTTCTCGGTGCTCCGCGAGGCCGGCGAGGCGGTCGTGCAGTCCGTCTCCCGGCGCACCCGGAGCGACGACCCGCCGGCGCCGTTCAACACCACGCAGTTCATCCGCGCTGCTGGCTCGCTGGGCTACTCGGCGGGCCGCGCGATGAGCATCGCCGAGGACCTCTACACGGCGGGCTACATCACGTACCCGCGGACGGACAACACCGTCTACCCCGAGGACTTGGACGAGCGCGAACTGCTCGGGGAGTTCGAGCAGACCGTCTTCGGCGACGACGCCGAGCTGCTGCTGGAGCGGGACGACCTCTCGCCGACGGAGGGCGACGAGGAGACGACCGACCACCCGCCGATTCACCCGACCCCGGACTTCCCCGACCGGAACCAGCTCTCGGAGGACGAGTGGGAGGTGTACGAGCTGGTCGTGCGGCGCTTCTTCGCGACGCTCGCCGAGCCCGCCGTCTGGGAGCACCTGCGTGTCGTCGCGGACGCCGACGGCGAATCCCTCAAGGCGAACGGGAAGCGCCTGCTCGAAGAAGGCTACCACGCGGTCTACCCGTACTTCAACACGAGCGAGAACTACGTGCCGGACGTCGACGAGGGCGACCACCTCGACCTCACCGACCCGCGGATGGAGGCCAAGCAGACCCAGCCGCCCCGCCGGTACGGGCAGAGCCGGCTCATCGAGACGATGGAGGACATGGGCATCGGGACGAAGTCCACGCGCCACAACACCATCGAGAAGCTCTACGACCGCGGCTACATCGAGGGCGACCCGCCGCGCCCGACGACGCTCGCGAAGGCGGTCGTGGAGGCCGCCGAGGAGTACGCCGACCTCGTGGTCAGCGAGCAGATGACCAGCGAACTGGAGGGCGACATGACCGCCATCGCGGACGGCGAGAAGTCACTCGACGAGGTCACCGCCGAGTCCCGCGAGATTCTGGACCGCGTCTTCGACGAGCTCACCGAGTCCCGCGAGGAAATCGGCGACCACCTCCGCGACTCCCTGAAGGCGGACAAGACGCTCGGGGAGTGCCCCGAGTGCGGCGACACGCTACTCGTGCGGCGCTCGCGGACGGGCTCGTACTTCGTGGGCTGTGACGGCTACCCCGAGTGTCGGTTCACGCTCCCGCTTCCTTCGACGGGCGAGCCGCTCGTCTTGGAGGAGACCTGTGAGGAACACGGACTCCACGAGGTGAAGATGCTCGCGGGCCGGGACACGTTCGTCCACGGCTGTCCGCTCTGTGCGGCCGAGGAAGCCGAGGAGAGCGAGGACCGCGTCATCGGCGCGTGTCCCGAGTGCGGCGACGAGGAGGGCGGCGAGCTCGCTATCAAGCAGCTCCAGACCGGCAGCCGGCTCGTCGGCTGCACGCGCTACCCGGACTGCGACTACTCGCTGCCGCTCCCGCGCCGCGGCGACATCGAAGTCACGGACACCTACTGCGACGAACACGACCTCCCCGAGCTCGTCGTCCACGACGGCGACGACGACGAACCGTGGGAGCTCGGCTGCCCTATCTGCAACTACGAGGAGTACCAGCAGCGCCAGCGCAAGCAGGGCGTGGAGGCGCTGGACGGCATCGGCCCCGCGACGGCGGAGAAGCTCGAAGACGCGGGCATCGAGGACGTCGGCGACCTCGCGAGCGCGGACGCCGACGAACTCGCGGAGTCGGTGTCGGGCGTGAGCGCGGAGAACGTCCGCGAGTGGCAGGCGCAGGCGGACTAGCGGTCAGGTTTCTCTGAACTCGCCGCTCCCGCAGGCGGGACAGTTCAGCCGCTGGCGCTCGTAGCGCGCCGCGCAGATCCCGCACTCGAATTCGGTTGGCGAGTCCTCCACGCGCTGTCGAAGCTCCTCCACGACGCTCATGACACAAGTTACCACACACCGCATACGTAAATAGATTTTGGCGAACGACGACTATCGAGGAACAGAAGTGTATATACAGGTATTTATCTGAAAATCGTTGGTTGTACAGGTACTATTTAGTCTGTTATCGAAACGTCTGATTACTACACCTCTGTGCGGTCGCGGGACGTGGCGTGCGCGCGGCGAAGCGGGTAAGTGGACGCCCGCGCAAGTAACGGGCGTGCGTCTCGACGACTACATCGAGGGACTCCAGCCCGACGAGGACGTCCAGCGGCGCCAGCTCGCTGAGGAGAAGTCCTACGAGGTGCTGGAGTACCTCGACGACGTCGAATCCGGGTTCGAGTCCGCCGTGCAGGGGGACACGCTCGTCGGCGCGACCGCGCCCTCCGTGTTCGTCGGGCGGTCGTCGTACCCGAACGTCTCCGCGGGCATCCTCTCGCCGGTCGCCGGCGGCGCCGACCCCGAGGAGTACGCGACCAGCGGCGAGTGGTACCAGCAGGGACTGGACATCGACAACGTCCTCCAGTACCGGACAGGCCTGCTGAACTCGCGGCGCTCCGCGAACGTGAACGTCCACGACGTCTGGGACGGCTTCGTCGGCACGCAGCGCGAGGTCGCGATGGCCGACCGGCCCGTGGACGTCGAAATCGGGCTCTCGGACACGCCGGACTTCGACGCCAGCGAGTACACGAACCCGGCGGCGAACGCGCCGTCCGGCCCGAACGCGAGTGCGGAGTCCGCGGCGCTCACCGAGAACCCCCACGTGCCGCGGTACGTCGAGAAGACGCTGGAAGACGACGACTGGGCGGCGGAGGGCGCGATGACGTACCTCTACCGCCGCGGCTTTGACGTCTACGACATCAACCGCGTGCTCTCCGTGGGCGCGCTCGGGCAGGCCGACCACCGCCGGCTCGTCCCGACGCGGTGGTCGATTACGGCCGTCGACGACACCATCGGGCAGTTCCTCCGCGGGCGGATTCGGGACAACCCCAGCGTGAATCGCGTGACGGTCCACGTCAACGAGTACATGGGCAACCGCTACTGGGTGGTGCTGGCGCCCGGCTCGTGGGAGTACGAGCTCGTGGAGATGAAGGCCCCCGGAAGCATCTGGAACCCCGACCCCGCGGGCGACATCTGGATGGCGTCGGCGAGCGAGGGCTACGAGGGCCGCACGGGCTACGTCGACGAGACGGCGGGCGCGTACTACGCCTCGCGGCTCGGCGTGCTCGAACACCTCGACAGCATCGGCCGGCAGGCGAAGGCGCTCGTGCTCCGCGAGGTCAGCGACGACTACTGGGCGCCCGTCGGCGTCTGGCAGGTGCGAGAGAGCGTCCGCAACGCCTTCGACACCGAGCCGGGCGAGAGCGAGTCGTTCCACGGCGCCGTCCGGGAGGTCGTCGACCACCTCCCCGTCTCGCTGGCCGCGCTGCGTCGCAAGTCCAGCATGGTCGCGGGCGTCCAGAGCGACCTCTCGGAGTTCTCGTAGCCCGCGATTCGGGGGTTCGTTTATGCGGTTGGCGGGCGAACGAGCGCCCATGCTCCCCGCATTCGTCGGCGGCCTCCCCGGTGGTATGGAACTCGCGGTCATGTTCATGATACTGGTGTCGTTCGCCATCGTCGTGTTCGTCGTCGTCGCCGTCGGCAGAATGGCGTTCGGCGGCGGTAGCGACGACCAGCGCGTGGCGGAGCTGGAGGCACGAGTCGCGGAACTGGAAGCCGAACTCGCCGAGGAGCGACGGGACGACGACGGCTGAACCCCCGGCTTTTTCGACGCCCGCGACGAACGCCCGTGCATGGACTCGCTCTCCACTGACGCGGACGCCTCCTCGCCGTCCGCCGACGACGGCGACGCGACGTCGTCCGGCTCGAAACCTCGCGCCGTCCTCGTCGCGTTCGGCGTCGCAATCCTCGGCTTCGTCGTCGGCCTCGCCGTCTCACTGGTCCTGATGGGCGTCTGGGTCGCGCTCGGCTTCGAACCCACGACGTCCGCGGTCCTCGTGCTCGGGCTCGTCGGCCTGCAGGGCATCGGCTTCGGACTGGTCGCGTACGCCTACGTCCACTTCTCGGGGCTCTCGTTCGACTTCGTCCCCGTCTCCGTGCCGTCGCTGCGGGACGCCGGCTACGTGGTCGGCGGCTACCTCACCGCGTTCGTCCTCGTGCTCGCCGCGCTCGTCCTCGTCACGACCCTGTTCACGACCGAGCCCGCGACCAACGAGGGCGCGCAGGCCGCCGCCGACAGCGGCCTGCTCGTCTGGATGATTCCCCTCTCGATTCTGCTCATCGGCCCGGGCGAGGAGCTGCTGTTCCGCGGCATCA
Protein-coding sequences here:
- a CDS encoding CPBP family intramembrane glutamic endopeptidase, whose translation is MDSLSTDADASSPSADDGDATSSGSKPRAVLVAFGVAILGFVVGLAVSLVLMGVWVALGFEPTTSAVLVLGLVGLQGIGFGLVAYAYVHFSGLSFDFVPVSVPSLRDAGYVVGGYLTAFVLVLAALVLVTTLFTTEPATNEGAQAAADSGLLVWMIPLSILLIGPGEELLFRGIIQGSLRRHFSAAGAIVLATAMFAPAHILSLSGSLQAAALTISVLSVPSLVFGFVYERTRNIAVPALCHGLYNATLFGIQAAAPTSTENASGLLAVLAALL
- the nreA gene encoding DNA repair protein NreA, coding for MRLDDYIEGLQPDEDVQRRQLAEEKSYEVLEYLDDVESGFESAVQGDTLVGATAPSVFVGRSSYPNVSAGILSPVAGGADPEEYATSGEWYQQGLDIDNVLQYRTGLLNSRRSANVNVHDVWDGFVGTQREVAMADRPVDVEIGLSDTPDFDASEYTNPAANAPSGPNASAESAALTENPHVPRYVEKTLEDDDWAAEGAMTYLYRRGFDVYDINRVLSVGALGQADHRRLVPTRWSITAVDDTIGQFLRGRIRDNPSVNRVTVHVNEYMGNRYWVVLAPGSWEYELVEMKAPGSIWNPDPAGDIWMASASEGYEGRTGYVDETAGAYYASRLGVLEHLDSIGRQAKALVLREVSDDYWAPVGVWQVRESVRNAFDTEPGESESFHGAVREVVDHLPVSLAALRRKSSMVAGVQSDLSEFS
- a CDS encoding DNA topoisomerase I, whose translation is MELIVTEKNNAARRIADILSEGGATTDTTAGVNVYEWGGRRCIGLSGHVVGMDFPPEYSDWRDVEPAELVHADVVKEPTQEDIVNALQRLAREADSVVIATDYDREGELIGKEAYELVRDVNEEAPIQRVRFSSITDNEVKSAFADPDDVDFDLAAAGEARQIIDLVWGAALTRFLSLSARQMGEDFISVGRVQSPTLKLIVDKEREIEAFEPDDYWELFADLAKDGTEFEAQYFYEGEDGNEAERVWDEDAAERAFSVLREAGEAVVQSVSRRTRSDDPPAPFNTTQFIRAAGSLGYSAGRAMSIAEDLYTAGYITYPRTDNTVYPEDLDERELLGEFEQTVFGDDAELLLERDDLSPTEGDEETTDHPPIHPTPDFPDRNQLSEDEWEVYELVVRRFFATLAEPAVWEHLRVVADADGESLKANGKRLLEEGYHAVYPYFNTSENYVPDVDEGDHLDLTDPRMEAKQTQPPRRYGQSRLIETMEDMGIGTKSTRHNTIEKLYDRGYIEGDPPRPTTLAKAVVEAAEEYADLVVSEQMTSELEGDMTAIADGEKSLDEVTAESREILDRVFDELTESREEIGDHLRDSLKADKTLGECPECGDTLLVRRSRTGSYFVGCDGYPECRFTLPLPSTGEPLVLEETCEEHGLHEVKMLAGRDTFVHGCPLCAAEEAEESEDRVIGACPECGDEEGGELAIKQLQTGSRLVGCTRYPDCDYSLPLPRRGDIEVTDTYCDEHDLPELVVHDGDDDEPWELGCPICNYEEYQQRQRKQGVEALDGIGPATAEKLEDAGIEDVGDLASADADELAESVSGVSAENVREWQAQAD